In Fibrobacter sp. UWP2, the following are encoded in one genomic region:
- a CDS encoding YhcG family protein, translating into MNKRVSPIGKADGTTFENLAERVKNVHNATSSVAKGAVNQLLTIRNWAIGCYIVEYEQEGRDRAKYGARLLQNLADKLSIKGLDRSMLSVCRLFYIRYPQICETASHKLEMIDRSRDSINTVSIRNIEKKRNDEICDSVNHKFITPPDVLLTYLSFSHIREILSIDDPMERFFYELECIKGTWSVKELHRQIDTKLYFRSGISKKPELVLQRVEKGGVNAILSVKDAYTLDFLDLDAKDAFSETELEQAIMNHLQEFLLEMGKGFCFEARQKRIIIDDEYYFIDLVLYNRLLHCNVIVELKVGKFRIEHAAQLNAYISYFKDCEMVDGDNPPIGILLCTGKGPKMVQYVLNGMDEKLFVSTYKLQLPDKQQLENFLIKEVKEMGL; encoded by the coding sequence ATGAATAAGCGAGTGTCGCCTATTGGTAAGGCTGACGGAACAACTTTTGAAAACCTTGCAGAACGGGTAAAAAATGTCCATAACGCGACAAGTTCTGTTGCCAAGGGTGCCGTAAATCAGCTACTGACAATCCGAAATTGGGCTATCGGCTGCTATATAGTCGAATATGAGCAAGAGGGGCGCGACCGAGCCAAGTACGGGGCTCGCCTATTGCAGAATTTGGCGGATAAATTGTCCATCAAGGGGCTAGACCGTTCAATGCTTAGTGTTTGTCGGCTGTTCTATATCAGATATCCACAGATTTGTGAGACGGCGTCTCACAAATTGGAAATGATCGACAGATCTAGGGATTCTATCAATACCGTGAGCATAAGGAATATCGAAAAGAAACGCAACGACGAGATTTGTGATTCAGTGAATCACAAATTCATAACACCACCAGATGTTCTACTGACTTATTTGTCGTTCTCCCATATTAGGGAAATTCTTTCCATCGACGATCCAATGGAAAGGTTCTTCTATGAACTGGAATGTATCAAGGGCACGTGGAGCGTGAAGGAACTCCATCGGCAAATAGACACGAAACTCTATTTCAGAAGCGGGATAAGCAAAAAGCCAGAACTGGTGCTGCAAAGGGTAGAAAAGGGCGGTGTTAATGCAATTTTGTCGGTTAAAGATGCGTATACTCTTGATTTTTTAGATCTGGATGCCAAGGATGCGTTCTCCGAAACTGAATTAGAACAGGCAATCATGAACCACTTGCAAGAGTTTCTATTGGAGATGGGCAAAGGATTCTGCTTCGAGGCCAGGCAAAAACGCATTATCATAGACGACGAGTATTACTTTATCGATTTGGTGCTTTACAATCGTCTGCTGCACTGCAATGTGATTGTGGAGTTGAAGGTTGGCAAGTTCCGCATTGAGCACGCAGCCCAATTGAATGCCTACATCTCCTATTTCAAGGATTGCGAGATGGTGGACGGAGATAATCCCCCGATCGGAATTTTGCTCTGTACGGGAAAGGGACCAAAAATGGTCCAGTACGTATTGAATGGTATGGACGAGAAACTGTTTGTTTCGACATACAAGCTTCAGCTCCCCGACAAACAACAGTTAGAAAACTTTTTGATTAAGGAAGTGAAGGAGATGGGGCTGTAA
- a CDS encoding type ISP restriction/modification enzyme yields MVDLDKSKIQAVAQYIDEVSKQFSTGKATEHSYRPALAKLLGDLLPKFTITNEPSRIQCGAPDYIIAKGKGATSIPVAFVEAKDIGDSDLDGNRQHKEQFNRYKNSLDHILFTDYLDFHAYENGMPTQNIRIAEIKGNKIALIDANVPMFLEMVAHIAESTPQKITSSTKLAQMMAAKARLLAEVIEKTLETDSEKTGELAGQWKSFQRVLIHDLTERQFADIYAQTICYGMFAARLHDDTPDTFSREEAATLIPKTNPFLRKVFQNVAAFDVDTSIAWIVDDLAETFRVTDMPKVMKNFGKATGQADPMIHFYEDFLRYYDPKQKKACGVYYTPEPVVYFIVNAVDEILKTRFGLSDGLADTSKVTIRQTSNLYTDNRTKDHKKYETREYHKVQILDPATGTGTFLAEVVRKIYSGMENQKGAWQNYVEEHLLPRLNGFEFMMAPYAVAHLKLDMVLAQTGYKARQDKRLRIFLTNSLEECDHDTGTLFAQWLAQEANEANLVKRDTPVMVMIGNPPYSNSSSNKSKWILDLLKIYKQNLNEKKINLDDDYIKFIRLGQHYVEKNGEGILAYISNNSFIDGITHRQMRHSLMDTFDEIYILDLHGSQKKGETIQKNDENVFDITLGVSINIFVKRKQSVILNDARKGEVEGSLARVYHYELFGKRYEKYAFLTKTSFSDIPWKELSPHTPQFFFVPKDFSVQEEYKKGFKLSELIINYNSGVQTKRDYLNIFYQKKDADSLKNDFVNMPIQELQKKYHVKDGRDWQLDLAKNDLIKNKVLTNEIDYRPFDIRFTNYTGKTKGIMGYPRYKTNFNIIQKENISLVICRQLSTFDFQHIFVTTHISDLNSISLQSKEQSYVFPLYLYPTESEEKLGETRKPNLDEKIWHKIDKCAKLKTTPEQVFDYIYGVLHTPSYREKYKEFLKIDFPRIPYPENKEDFERIVSIGNKLRKLHLMEEIPPQTTSFDIEGDNAVSEIRFEREIPDQVGDDNYGKVFINKQQYFGNVPELAWNFYIGGYQPAQKWLKDRKNRTLTFDDISHYRKIIAILIETHKLMQNLDEIAG; encoded by the coding sequence ATGGTCGATTTGGACAAGAGCAAGATTCAAGCCGTCGCACAGTACATCGACGAGGTCTCCAAGCAATTTTCTACGGGCAAGGCGACCGAACACAGTTACCGCCCTGCACTCGCGAAACTCCTTGGCGACTTGCTCCCCAAATTCACCATCACCAACGAACCGAGCCGAATCCAGTGCGGAGCGCCGGACTACATTATCGCGAAAGGGAAAGGCGCAACATCGATTCCGGTTGCGTTCGTAGAGGCAAAGGACATCGGCGATAGCGACCTGGATGGAAACCGCCAGCACAAGGAACAGTTCAACCGTTACAAGAACTCCCTAGACCATATCCTTTTCACAGATTACCTTGATTTCCATGCTTATGAAAACGGGATGCCAACTCAAAACATCCGCATTGCAGAAATCAAAGGGAACAAAATTGCGCTGATTGATGCCAATGTCCCGATGTTTTTGGAAATGGTGGCGCACATTGCGGAATCAACACCGCAGAAGATTACAAGTTCTACAAAGCTGGCGCAGATGATGGCGGCCAAGGCGCGCCTCCTTGCCGAAGTGATAGAAAAAACTCTTGAAACCGATAGCGAGAAGACGGGCGAACTGGCGGGGCAATGGAAATCTTTTCAGAGAGTCTTGATTCACGATTTGACAGAACGTCAATTTGCAGACATTTATGCACAGACAATTTGCTATGGAATGTTTGCGGCAAGGCTCCATGACGACACTCCTGACACGTTCAGTCGAGAAGAAGCGGCGACACTCATTCCCAAGACAAATCCGTTCTTGCGCAAGGTTTTCCAGAATGTTGCCGCATTCGATGTAGATACAAGCATCGCATGGATTGTAGATGACCTGGCAGAAACATTCCGGGTGACGGACATGCCGAAGGTCATGAAGAATTTTGGAAAGGCTACGGGTCAAGCCGACCCCATGATTCACTTCTACGAAGATTTTCTGCGCTATTACGACCCCAAGCAGAAAAAGGCCTGTGGTGTTTATTACACGCCAGAACCTGTTGTTTATTTTATCGTCAATGCTGTCGATGAAATTCTGAAAACGCGCTTTGGTTTGAGCGATGGTCTCGCTGACACGAGTAAGGTGACGATTCGGCAGACTTCGAATCTGTATACGGACAATCGCACCAAAGACCACAAGAAATACGAAACGCGAGAATACCATAAAGTTCAGATTCTCGACCCGGCAACCGGAACGGGAACATTCCTTGCCGAAGTGGTTCGCAAGATATATTCCGGTATGGAAAACCAAAAGGGCGCTTGGCAAAATTATGTGGAAGAACATCTGCTGCCGCGCCTGAACGGTTTTGAATTCATGATGGCTCCATACGCCGTTGCGCATTTGAAATTGGACATGGTGCTGGCGCAGACAGGCTACAAGGCAAGACAGGACAAACGACTTCGCATATTCCTTACCAATTCCCTTGAAGAATGTGACCACGACACGGGGACATTGTTTGCACAATGGCTTGCGCAAGAAGCGAACGAGGCAAACCTTGTCAAACGCGATACACCCGTAATGGTAATGATTGGTAATCCGCCGTATAGCAATAGTAGTTCTAATAAAAGTAAATGGATTTTGGACCTTCTGAAAATATATAAACAAAATCTAAATGAGAAAAAAATAAATCTTGATGATGATTATATTAAATTCATTCGTTTAGGGCAACACTATGTAGAAAAGAATGGTGAAGGAATTCTTGCCTATATTTCAAACAACAGTTTCATTGATGGAATAACGCATCGGCAAATGAGACATTCATTGATGGATACTTTTGATGAAATCTACATTCTTGATTTACATGGAAGCCAAAAGAAGGGTGAAACTATTCAAAAAAATGACGAGAATGTCTTTGATATTACTTTAGGCGTAAGCATTAATATCTTTGTTAAGAGAAAACAGAGTGTCATCCTGAACGATGCCCGCAAGGGCGAAGTCGAAGGATCTCTAGCCAGAGTATATCACTACGAGCTCTTCGGCAAACGCTATGAAAAATATGCATTTTTGACCAAAACATCGTTCAGCGATATTCCTTGGAAAGAACTTTCTCCACACACACCGCAATTTTTCTTTGTACCTAAAGATTTTTCTGTGCAGGAAGAATATAAAAAGGGGTTTAAATTATCTGAATTAATAATTAACTATAATTCAGGTGTTCAAACAAAAAGAGATTATTTGAATATTTTTTATCAAAAAAAAGATGCTGATTCTTTGAAGAATGATTTTGTTAATATGCCTATTCAAGAATTACAAAAAAAGTATCATGTGAAAGATGGAAGAGATTGGCAACTTGACTTGGCTAAAAATGATTTAATAAAAAATAAAGTTCTAACGAATGAAATTGATTATAGACCATTTGACATTAGGTTTACAAATTACACTGGAAAAACAAAAGGGATAATGGGTTATCCAAGATATAAAACAAACTTTAATATTATTCAAAAAGAAAATATTTCTCTTGTTATATGTCGACAATTAAGTACGTTTGATTTTCAACATATTTTTGTGACGACGCATATTTCGGATTTAAATTCTATATCTTTGCAGTCAAAGGAACAGTCTTACGTTTTCCCGCTCTACCTTTACCCAACAGAAAGTGAAGAAAAGCTCGGCGAAACACGCAAGCCCAATCTAGACGAAAAAATTTGGCACAAAATAGACAAGTGTGCAAAACTCAAAACAACTCCAGAGCAAGTCTTCGATTACATCTACGGCGTTCTCCACACTCCATCCTATCGTGAAAAATATAAGGAATTCCTTAAAATTGATTTTCCGCGAATTCCTTATCCCGAAAACAAGGAAGATTTTGAACGCATCGTTTCCATCGGCAACAAGCTCCGCAAATTGCACTTGATGGAAGAAATTCCTCCGCAGACAACCTCCTTCGACATCGAAGGCGACAATGCCGTAAGCGAAATTCGGTTTGAAAGGGAGATCCCCGACCAAGTCGGGGATGACAACTACGGCAAAGTTTTTATTAACAAGCAGCAATATTTCGGCAACGTCCCTGAACTAGCCTGGAACTTCTACATCGGTGGCTACCAACCCGCCCAGAAGTGGCTCAAGGACCGCAAGAACCGCACCCTTACCTTCGACGACATCTCGCATTACCGCAAAATCATCGCCATCCTTATCGAAACTCACAAGTTGATGCAGAATCTTGATGAAATTGCGGGATAA
- a CDS encoding adenylosuccinate synthase has translation MANRVVIGSQWGDEGKAKVVDFLTLDADIIVRFQGGANAGHTVEVGDQKFVFHLIPSGIMHKDKICVIGNGVVLDPIQTLAEIADLHTKGINPEGRLFIANNAHVVLPYHSTLDKAKEKKAGKAAIGTTGRGIGPCYSDKVNRIGVRVGDLMDERELRPRVEAMAKVHNEEFTVMYDVPAIDPEVVIKDYLELGQKIKPFVTDVSEMLYKAVKAGKRLVFEGAQGTILDVDQGTYPFVTSSNTVAGYASCGAGVGPTALDEVWGVVKAYTTRVGNGPFPTELLDETGDTLRKIGNEYGATTGRNRRCGWFDAPVVRKAAVVNGLTHLAITKLDVLDSFDTVKICTHYECDGEKLDFIPNQLSKVGRCTPVYEEMPGWKQDTTKCRSYDELPENAKKYLQRMAELVDVKIGMISIGAKRDQSIVIDAGLAAGLKL, from the coding sequence ATGGCAAATCGTGTTGTAATCGGCTCCCAGTGGGGCGATGAAGGTAAGGCGAAGGTTGTTGATTTTTTGACGCTCGATGCGGATATCATCGTGCGTTTCCAGGGCGGCGCGAACGCGGGCCACACCGTTGAGGTGGGCGACCAGAAGTTCGTGTTCCACCTGATTCCCTCGGGCATCATGCACAAGGACAAGATTTGCGTCATCGGTAACGGTGTCGTGCTCGACCCCATCCAGACGCTCGCCGAGATTGCCGACCTGCACACGAAGGGCATCAACCCCGAAGGCCGCCTGTTCATTGCGAACAACGCCCACGTGGTGCTCCCGTACCACTCCACGCTCGACAAGGCTAAGGAGAAGAAGGCGGGCAAGGCTGCCATCGGTACGACGGGCCGCGGCATTGGCCCCTGCTACAGCGACAAGGTGAACCGCATCGGCGTGCGCGTGGGTGACCTCATGGACGAGCGCGAACTGCGCCCCCGCGTCGAGGCTATGGCCAAGGTCCACAACGAAGAATTTACCGTGATGTACGACGTCCCGGCGATTGACCCCGAAGTGGTCATCAAGGACTACCTCGAACTCGGCCAGAAGATCAAGCCGTTCGTCACCGACGTGAGCGAGATGCTCTACAAGGCCGTGAAGGCCGGCAAGCGCCTTGTGTTCGAGGGCGCCCAGGGCACCATCCTCGACGTGGACCAGGGTACCTACCCGTTCGTGACCTCGAGCAACACGGTCGCGGGCTACGCAAGCTGCGGCGCAGGTGTCGGACCTACGGCCCTGGACGAAGTCTGGGGCGTGGTGAAGGCGTACACGACTCGCGTGGGTAACGGCCCCTTCCCGACGGAACTTTTGGACGAGACGGGCGACACGCTCCGCAAGATCGGTAACGAATATGGCGCCACCACGGGCCGCAACCGCCGTTGCGGCTGGTTCGATGCCCCGGTCGTCCGCAAGGCTGCCGTGGTGAACGGCCTCACGCACCTCGCCATCACCAAGCTCGACGTGCTCGACTCGTTCGATACGGTGAAAATCTGCACCCATTACGAATGCGACGGCGAAAAGCTCGACTTTATCCCGAACCAGCTCTCGAAGGTGGGCCGCTGCACTCCGGTGTACGAGGAAATGCCCGGCTGGAAGCAGGACACGACCAAATGTCGCAGTTACGACGAGCTCCCGGAGAATGCAAAGAAATATTTGCAGAGAATGGCGGAACTGGTCGATGTAAAAATTGGTATGATTTCTATTGGAGCCAAGCGAGACCAGAGTATCGTCATTGATGCGGGTCTTGCTGCCGGGTTGAAACTTTAA
- a CDS encoding Crp/Fnr family transcriptional regulator, translating into MDASTVGLLKGVELFSELNEEQLGMLANLVVAQNFNRDETVVLEGDDSVQALYLIASGSVQVYMTGVDGRETILSFLERGDFFGEMSLIDGEPRSASVRTVTDAQLLIIHRESFLQLIRQSPEIAMGLLSEMSKRLRKANRQIGSLSTMSVSGRVAGTLLNLMQERGVRIHTDGGKMVTVIHNRPTQQQLADMSGTTRETVSRICSLLVRTGAIAMTGKDIVIFDENALQERATKG; encoded by the coding sequence ATGGACGCATCAACTGTTGGATTGCTGAAAGGCGTTGAACTTTTCTCGGAACTGAACGAGGAACAATTGGGCATGCTTGCCAATTTGGTGGTGGCCCAGAACTTCAATCGTGACGAAACGGTGGTGTTGGAAGGCGACGACTCCGTGCAGGCCTTGTACCTCATCGCTTCTGGCTCCGTGCAGGTCTATATGACTGGCGTCGACGGTCGCGAGACGATTCTCAGCTTCCTGGAACGCGGGGACTTCTTCGGCGAGATGTCGCTGATTGACGGTGAGCCGAGGTCTGCCTCGGTGCGTACGGTGACGGACGCCCAGTTGCTCATTATCCACCGCGAATCCTTTTTGCAGCTCATTCGCCAGTCCCCGGAAATAGCCATGGGCCTGTTGAGCGAGATGAGCAAACGCTTGCGCAAGGCGAACCGCCAGATCGGCTCTCTCTCCACAATGAGTGTGAGCGGTCGCGTGGCGGGGACGCTCCTGAACCTCATGCAGGAACGCGGCGTCCGCATCCACACGGACGGCGGCAAGATGGTGACGGTCATCCACAATCGTCCCACGCAGCAGCAGTTGGCCGACATGTCGGGTACGACCCGCGAGACGGTGAGCCGCATTTGCTCCCTTTTGGTGCGTACTGGCGCCATTGCCATGACAGGCAAGGATATTGTGATCTTTGACGAAAACGCCCTGCAAGAAAGAGCCACCAAGGGCTAA
- a CDS encoding PASTA domain-containing protein produces the protein MNKLKSALTRVKKSPIVKAVVIWVVALVVLAFVVDKLLMPLFAGEFAKTGPVPNLEGMSQEAAEAALTEAGFKYEWLEEGRYNSQIPAGMVLVQMPAAGRTAKLGRTVKLTKSLGLREVKIPDLRGKSQKQAEISLSRAGLVQGEIVKGAHQSIPRGVVIRTIPMAGKMARVGDTVKVVISAGVTTGKVLLPDFSGEVIDNVYPKLEKLGFKVGDIKRVKGENGEAPGTVIETAPKHGDYLPPDTKIDFVIAD, from the coding sequence ATGAACAAATTAAAGTCCGCCCTGACGAGGGTGAAAAAAAGTCCCATCGTCAAGGCTGTTGTGATTTGGGTCGTTGCACTGGTTGTGCTCGCCTTTGTTGTCGATAAACTTTTGATGCCGCTCTTTGCGGGCGAGTTCGCTAAGACTGGCCCGGTGCCCAATTTGGAGGGCATGTCGCAGGAGGCGGCGGAGGCCGCCTTGACCGAGGCTGGCTTCAAGTACGAATGGCTTGAAGAGGGACGCTACAATTCGCAGATTCCTGCTGGGATGGTGCTGGTGCAAATGCCCGCCGCTGGCCGTACGGCTAAGTTGGGCCGTACCGTGAAGTTGACAAAGAGCCTTGGCCTTCGCGAAGTGAAGATCCCGGACTTGCGCGGCAAGAGCCAGAAGCAGGCGGAAATTTCTTTGTCTCGCGCGGGCCTGGTCCAGGGCGAAATTGTGAAGGGCGCCCACCAGAGTATTCCGCGCGGCGTTGTAATCCGTACCATCCCTATGGCGGGCAAGATGGCTCGCGTGGGTGACACCGTGAAGGTTGTGATTTCGGCGGGCGTGACTACGGGTAAGGTGCTGCTCCCGGATTTTTCTGGCGAGGTTATAGACAACGTTTATCCTAAGTTGGAAAAGCTCGGCTTCAAGGTGGGGGATATCAAGCGAGTTAAGGGCGAAAACGGCGAAGCTCCCGGGACGGTCATCGAAACCGCCCCCAAGCATGGCGATTACCTGCCCCCCGATACCAAGATTGACTTTGTGATTGCCGACTAG
- a CDS encoding tetratricopeptide repeat protein — translation MRVVGCFFAVLALTLCMGACSSAPHKQDSANNPNALTAADSAAIKAIVGAKKDNRNLDVAHESFIRAQEMELRGEKQLAEVFWQRAYDADPENRYLAFVVAERLFAQGNDSASMALANKAIHFKGKATAKQYELMARLYLKVGVADSARRYFKLALDSARGQDMTLLYDYSLFLEAVQDKKELVKVYDQLLPQVNYIQTLFARQLNLLLELHEDSAVVELFGKAHEATGDKEMLVKMVQGLAMQKRNVELRAIADTITGSTEQDEEIVNLALLTFKDNDQANALKFLKKKYYTDNIRTAVVQYYLGSYEYFVGERDSAKVHLGQVYLKLDGKPAYGAQACRALAGIAFADNKKKDGVRYAEIADSLQVGGDKNFLAVSYGYAGMYKKAYALLDSLMNLWSHWTPMAGIADSATMDLMKKKADLAHRQLQNTYARVLITEAREIEDDGKSDSLKLVHAKEARTRAELFWESMLIADSTDLFVRFAMAMNLERMERYDESFQMFEYLIKFYGDPRLDWPELLNYYGYSLVDVNRTPEETEKGYNLILMALNADADHPSEAYLDSKAWGLYRKGQYEDALAVMLQIKSKSFQEDYVYWEHLGAIYAALGKKVEAHKAYKKVLKLYPRSKAAKEYLGKKK, via the coding sequence ATGCGTGTTGTGGGATGCTTTTTTGCAGTGCTTGCCTTGACGCTCTGTATGGGCGCTTGCAGTTCTGCTCCCCACAAACAAGATTCTGCGAATAATCCCAATGCTTTGACCGCGGCTGATAGCGCGGCCATCAAGGCCATTGTGGGTGCCAAGAAAGACAATCGCAACTTGGATGTGGCGCACGAGTCGTTTATCCGTGCGCAAGAGATGGAACTGCGTGGCGAAAAGCAGTTGGCCGAGGTGTTTTGGCAGCGCGCTTACGACGCGGATCCCGAGAACCGCTACCTGGCTTTTGTCGTGGCCGAGCGCCTGTTTGCCCAGGGGAACGATTCCGCCTCGATGGCACTGGCGAACAAGGCGATTCACTTTAAGGGCAAGGCGACTGCCAAGCAGTACGAACTGATGGCACGGCTCTACCTGAAGGTGGGCGTCGCCGATTCGGCCCGCCGTTATTTTAAGCTGGCCCTGGATTCGGCCCGAGGCCAGGACATGACGCTCCTTTACGACTACAGCCTTTTTTTGGAAGCGGTCCAGGACAAAAAGGAACTGGTGAAGGTCTATGACCAACTGCTGCCGCAGGTGAATTACATCCAGACGCTTTTTGCAAGGCAGCTGAACCTGCTCTTGGAATTGCACGAGGATTCCGCCGTGGTGGAACTCTTTGGGAAGGCGCACGAGGCGACCGGCGACAAGGAGATGCTGGTGAAGATGGTCCAGGGACTCGCCATGCAAAAGCGCAACGTGGAACTGCGGGCGATTGCCGACACTATTACGGGTTCTACCGAGCAGGACGAGGAAATTGTCAACCTGGCTTTGCTGACCTTCAAGGACAACGACCAGGCGAACGCGTTGAAGTTCCTCAAAAAGAAGTATTACACCGACAATATCCGTACCGCGGTCGTGCAGTATTATTTGGGCAGCTACGAATACTTTGTAGGCGAGAGGGACAGCGCCAAGGTCCATTTGGGACAGGTCTACCTGAAGCTTGACGGCAAGCCCGCTTACGGAGCACAGGCCTGCCGGGCGCTTGCAGGGATTGCCTTTGCCGACAACAAAAAGAAGGACGGCGTCAGGTATGCGGAAATTGCCGACTCTTTGCAGGTGGGCGGCGACAAGAACTTTTTGGCGGTATCTTACGGTTATGCCGGGATGTACAAGAAGGCGTATGCCCTATTGGATTCGTTGATGAATCTGTGGAGCCATTGGACTCCCATGGCAGGGATTGCCGACTCGGCGACAATGGACTTGATGAAGAAAAAGGCGGACTTGGCTCACCGCCAGTTGCAAAACACCTATGCCCGCGTTTTGATTACAGAAGCCCGTGAAATCGAGGACGATGGCAAGTCTGATTCCCTCAAGCTGGTCCATGCCAAGGAGGCGCGAACCCGTGCCGAGCTGTTCTGGGAGAGCATGCTGATTGCCGATTCCACGGACTTGTTCGTGCGCTTTGCCATGGCGATGAATTTGGAGCGCATGGAGCGTTACGACGAATCGTTCCAGATGTTTGAATACCTGATTAAGTTCTACGGGGATCCCCGATTGGATTGGCCTGAGTTGCTGAACTACTATGGCTATTCGCTTGTGGATGTGAACCGCACTCCCGAAGAAACGGAAAAGGGCTACAATCTCATTTTGATGGCGCTGAATGCAGACGCCGATCATCCTTCGGAAGCGTACCTCGATTCCAAGGCTTGGGGCTTGTACCGCAAGGGACAATACGAGGACGCCCTCGCCGTGATGCTGCAAATCAAGAGCAAGTCGTTCCAAGAGGACTACGTTTATTGGGAACACCTGGGCGCCATCTATGCGGCGCTCGGCAAAAAAGTCGAGGCACACAAGGCTTACAAGAAAGTACTCAAGCTGTATCCTCGTTCCAAGGCCGCTAAGGAATACCTGGGCAAAAAGAAGTAG